From the genome of Solanum pennellii chromosome 6, SPENNV200:
CAAGTTTTATCTTGGAGGATTAATATGTTTTGGGAGGATCATCTCGCTTATCATACAATGTATACCTCGCCGCTCTGTGTGTAGAGTCGAGGGAATTAATACCTCATTACTTTAACCCCTGGAGAATTTATTAGTTTTCTATGAATCACAAGTATTATTAGATGGGTTACTATCTATTGACATTGGAAACACGTGATATTATGATCTTAGGCTTATTATGGTGCAACTAAGAAGGTATTGACATGATTGATGTATATTTGTTATGCAGGTTAGCGGCACGTTGCATCCAAGGAAGGGTAATATTGTTGGACTTGTTGAACAGGCAACTTCTTGCCTAAAAAAATTTACAGATTGTATACCATCTCTTGTGACACAGAACACGATCAACTTGGCAATTAAACTTGCTTCCGATGCAATAGTCTCTCAGGTTAGAGGACCAGCAGAAAATAGCCTTCGGAAGAGCATCACTGAGACTTGTACTATTTGTCTGCAAGATACTGATATAGATCATATGTTTCTAATTAATGGTTGCCTGCATTATTATTGCTATTCTTGTATGAATAAACATGTGGAAGCTAAGCTCCTTCAAGGAATGCTACCTAAATGCCCTCATGATACATGCAAGTCTGAATTGAAATTAGATAACTGCAAAAAGTTCCTGATACCCAAGCTATATGATTTGATGAGTGAACGTGTAAAGGAAACTACCATTCCTATCACGGAAAAGATTTACTGCCCAAATCCCAAGTGTTCTACATTGATGTCAAAAGCTGAGGTCTCTGCGGGAGAACAGCAAGCTGGGGTTACAATGTGCACGAAATGTCACCTTAATTTTTGTATCAACTGCAGAGTTCCTTGGCATAAAAACATGACTTGCTTTGACTATAGAAGACTTAACCCTTACTTGTGTGTAGAAGATGCAAATCTCAAGTCTCTTGCCGCACAGAGTCGTTGGCGTCAGTGCGTAAAGTGCAACCACATGGTGTCTCTTGGCGAAGGTTGCTATCATATTTACTGCAGGTTCTTGGCTTCTCCTTCCTTTTTACATTTTCGCCTTACATGGTATACATTAACTTAACTAGGTAATAGGGAAAAGATTAACTTATTGGAATGCTTATATTAGGTAATAGGGAAAAGATAACTTTTTGGAATGCTTATATTAGATATTAAGCTGGTCAATAGAATCGAAACATCATATACTTGAGATGTTTATGAGACCAGAGTTAAAGTCATGAAGAACGTAGTCTAACttggaaatgaaaatttttaattctagGTTTACAAAGCCAGGATCAAGGAAATTCTAGGATTTCTTGAATGTTTTAATTCTTTCACTGTGAAATTCTTACTCCATTCCGACttgttataaattataattttggtTGGAGTCACGTTATGTTTAGATAGGTGCacttacattttaaaaatattccaCTTTCCATGAGAGAACTTTTAAAGTATGAAGATTCTCTCATGTCTTTACAAgtgattaaaaaatttatagttGCCGAGGGTCTTTCGGAAACATCCTCTCGGCTAATTGGCTAAGGGTTAGCGTACACCTTACTTGTGCAAACTCTTCACTTTTGATACTGCACCCGTCTCAGATTCTCCAAATAGTTTTGGCAAATCCGACACGCGCCCTTTGGCACTTTTGAAGAGTCGGAGCAACATAggcgtacactctaccctcctcATAAAATTTGTTGTGGTCAAGGTCTGCTTAGACCATCTCCAACCcatctctattttactctccattctctatatttggagagtaaaatagagaatggtTCTCCAATCACTCTCTATTTAACTCTCTATTcttggagaactactattcacctctctattttactttttgattattataatattatttctatgatattactaatttaatatttatcatttgtaattatttttcaatgcAATGTAACATTTAACAAGTTACTACTTCCGCcaaattaatcattatttttttttattttaaaaagaaattatcacTTTAAATATGTAacttaaagttattttaatattaattatattgtataagattattaattaagtctctaatatttgtaattattttctaagtaatataatatctaaaacatataattcatttttaatttttattgatcattttaaatatgtaatttagattataattatttttcattatgaagTATGCACAAAATTTACATGATAATTCAAACAATCTACTTTTTATGTGATGgtgataaattattaaactatactttttaaatagcatgaaaatatttgattcaattgttcAAAATAGAATATTGGAAGTAAATTAATACACGAAATAATTGGATACAAGgtgaaattgttaatttatacaatttttagcTTCACATAAAAGATAAGGACAAAAATGCTCATTTTGAACCCCGTAATACATTAATAGAACATTCATGAGAGCAACGTAATGGCCTTGAAAGTTGAGTATTTATataagatttaaaataattttatgataatacaatatttatgatgcaattatatttcatctattatttcacttttatttgaattgttcgttaatatgtattatatataatatttattgcaatttatgttatttagaataaaatataattttgtattatatgaagagtttgaaaaaaataattttttgtattacaTAAAGATTATAGAgtgattattttcaaaaagaagaaatgatttatattatgaaataaaaaaaaataagaataaaacagATATAATGATATAGtattgaggagagagaaaaaaattcttttttgaagagtaaaatagaaaattgggTTGGAGTTGATTGTCAGATATAATAGAGAACTCTATTTTTAGAGTGTAAAATAGAGGATAGGGTTGGAGATGCCCTTATACTTTAACCCTTCTCAGCCCCTACTTATGGGACTACTACGATGGGTATGTAAGCTGGTTCACTACCTACCCTTAAATGTAAATTTTTGTTGAACTTCATTTTCTATTATTAGAAATGGCGGACGTACGATTCATTCATGTTGTAAGGGCTAAGATTGAGATTGAGTACTTTAAATGTTTTTCCAGATGTGGTCACGAGTTCTGTTATACATGCGGAGCTGAGTGGAAGAACAAGAAAGCAACATGTTCCTGCCCAGTATGGGATGAGCGAAATATCATTTATGACAATAGACTCCAACCAAGGAGAGGCTGATCAGGATATAGCCATTACTTTCTATTTTGCACCTGAATAATAATTTCACTCTCATATGCATAAGACCTTGGTGGACATGGTTAACAAGTATTTGCATTGTTGGAGGTAGGTATATATTTGGTTGAACAGTTGAGGTGAGCCCAAGTTGGACGCTACCTGTTGAGAAAAAAGGGGTTGTTTTCATATGTCTAGTTCTTTTGTTTCATGGAATCGTGTTAATACGTGCTGCGAGATTGCCAGTAGTAGGGGATAGAAATCAAAAGCACACTCTCTTGTCTAGTGTTGAGGATCTGTGACTGTGACAGTCTATGGTTTTCTGTTCAATTTTATGATATTCCAGTAAACTAGTTGTTTTTTTAGGGCAATATTGAAAAAAGTTGCATTTTGGTCATGTTTGGAAAATTTTACATAATAGGATAAAATAAGCAATTCTATGATTATATTTGCTTGCAATGAAGATGTTCAATACTTCTACGATACACATGCTCCCAATGTATTATTTGATAGTAGTACAAAATTTGTATTTCAATAAACAGTTTAGTGTAGTGTACATAGTTTGTATTTCAATAAGTAGTGAAGTGTGAGTTTGTATTTCAATAAGTAGTGAAGTGTGAGTTGAACATTTAAATTTTCAGATAGACAAGTACAATGTGAATTATGTAAATTTACCAAGGAAAAAGCATtagttttatattataattatataggAATAAATAACGAAATCCTTCTCTTTATATCAGTGTTTCCTACATCATGTTTCATTTTTCGTTTTACATTGCAAGACACCGACTTGTAAGGCTTTGAAGTTTTAtgggatttttttttatgttgtataTTTGCACATCAAAATTATGGCCGAAATGTTACTTGTCCAAATTTAAATCAAGTGACTTGGCTACGTGGGTAATTTGCCCAAGGATATTCTTATGTTGCTATTTAAATATTGTCCACTCTGTTGATATTCTTATGTTGCTATTTAAATATTGTCCACGCTGTTGATATTCTTAAGTTTAATAATGAATGACACGATTAATGTTTGATGTTGTTAAAAGTATGGATAAACATTTTATCCTAAATAGCTGGAGAAATCAAAATTGATATGACTTGCAAATTATGATATATCGAAACAATTTCACATTATATTTAGTTTAATTATCttgttgaaatatttctaaaagaaaaagaaaattacatttCAAACACAACTTTGTGTAAGCAATGTCAAAATCTTTGATTCCATGTTTTAAGaaagacttttaaaatttggtaaaaaaaaatcgTGTAAttgtaaattatttcattaattatttttttttaaaggttgatcgatagtatattattttattaaataacaaGCGACATTGTTGCAAATACTGCCAGAAAATGAGCGGTTCAGTGAAGAAGATCGCCGACGTGACTTTCAAGGCCGGCAAGACTATTGATTGGGAAGGAATGGCCAATCTTCTCGTCACCGATGAAGCTCGCAAGGAGTTCTCCAATCTCCGTTGCGCTTTCGATGATGTCAACTCCCAACTTCAGACCAAGTTCAGTCAGGTttccatcaactaactaattatttcaccaatatatattattatcatccaatctaccaggcatattgacccatctcagaatctcaccttttaataaatcaaaatgataaataatatatacagatcataatcgttatatcaagattaagaatataagtatatttaatagtttagagaatatgtttttatcagtcagtctaaaacaactatctctgcttggtcccgttcaatacataccaaatgcactagcacgagaagttagaactatgccattctcataatcaagataaattacatttaatctcATGCTACAATCTTTCTGAtgattttgtccaaattttcatctatgattgtgaactataaattttaacttataagaaCTGATGATTTAATCTTTTGTGTATAAGCTTAAACTCTATACaccaaatcatctactatataagttaaggacacatatatgacaattgatctatttaatgtaacactttattgaattgaataaataaataaacaattgttcaatattaatactatatcaaaacgcatggttaatagtatatcctAACAATTGTAGTggcaaaagaaaatataaggcattgaataaaaagaaaacttgCTTCAATCAGTTGATGTCTTACCAATTAGATGGAACATGATGAATCAGGTACTGGGTAACCTCTATGCACAAAGATATGAAGAAATCACAGGCTCTATTGgagtttgaatttgagacaTCATGCTTCTCAACTTACTTCATTTACCATTAGGCCACATTCCTTGgagtttgaatttgagacaTCATGCTTCTCAACTTACTTCATTTACCACTAGGCCACATTCCTTGGGTGCTTATGTGCATCCTTCTTTTGGACAAACAACTTaactattatatttgtttagaAAGGCAGAAGAAACCATTAATAGGTTCTTTTGTTTGTCCCTGTGTACTTGTAATTTTCCTGATTCTACAACAAACTCAATTTAGTCCCACAAAATTGCAAGTTGAACAATGCAAATGCAGTAGTAGAAGTAGAAGAAAAGGATACTATGCGAATACCAactaaaactaataaataaggAGAAGATGAGCGAGGATTGAAGGAATGAAAATTGAAAACTGTAAAGAAAAAGCACTGTGGTTGcctcttctctctctctttttttttttttttgacatgtCGGATAATGTGAAAACCTTTACTAGCATTTCTAAATTGTTCTAGTTAAACTTTATTAGATAAATATACAAGCCATTCGGTTAGAAAATGCAATGTTCGACATTCAAATCTTTGTTCTTGAGGAACTGGTTTTGGAGGGACCATGTGAGAACTCTGGATTATTCACGAGAAACTCATCCTCTTCATCATAAATTACCAGGTTGCCCTCAATGACCTGAACCAAAAGCAATAGAGATTCAACTGCTTCTTAAGTGAAACAATGTTCTTTGCGAAAATCTTTTGATTGAATTATTTTGGTAAATGCTATCACTGCTTGCCTGTACTTTTGCAGGTGTCTTGTATAGGGAAGCACCCCTGTTACCAAGTCTCAGATGCACATAGACACATTTACTTTCGTTAATAAAGATAGCAATGAGCGGGTTTGTCATATATCAAATGTGTATTTTGATACCTATCAAAATTTTCACTAATAAGAACAACTCAACTTTTAATTTGTATCGGAAGAGTTACCAGATAAACTTAATGGTAGTTACATTAGTGAAGTGACTCTTGAGTTTTTGTCTCTATTGAGTCTCTGGGCCTGTTTTTAACCAAATGGTACTTGTGAGTTTTCGAAACAACTAGAAAAATTCACTGAGCATGGATAATACATGGAGTAGTGTAGGTTGCCAATTAATCACTTGTTTTGTGAGTTTTTTCAGATAGATAGTTATCTCTATTTGAACTATAAATTTAGAGGTTCTAACACTAGAGTGTTCTTCGCTTATATACCAAGCAGGAACCTGAACCTATCAACTGGGAGTATTACAGAAAAGGAATTGGTTCTCGCTTGGTAGACATGTACAAAGAGAGGCCTACGACAGTATGTGCAGTTTCAGATTCTCTTTTTCTGTTTGGAATATCTTTTTATTACTTTATGAGCATGCTCTCGTGGTACCTTTAATGTTATTTCTTTTGTAGTACCTTGACTTTTACATCTCTTGGTTCTCAGAACTTGACTTCAAACTCTTGGCcataaaactaaaaaactaTTAAGCAGAGTAGTGGTCCTGGATTGTATGATTTCTCAGGTGTAGGATTTCGTGATATAGTTTTCTATGTGGGTGAACTGTGTAAGTAAGTGGATTAAATGTGAAGAGTCTGTAGTTTTCTTCACATTTTTAGTGgcttatttcattattataattttaaaagtgaATAACGATTTAGAATTTACTGAGTGCAACTACTAAACATTTTTCAACATAGTCCCTCTAATACTCTTGATTATTGCTCAAATTCCGTCATATTTTCATTCAACGTTTGCACCAAGTTTGAATAGAACTGCTGATCTCATAGTTCAGttgaaatttcattttgatGTCTGTGCGTCTAGTATTTAGCTATACAAGGCTCTGCCACTGTTGGAGAAACAGAGCTAGCTCACTCCCTGTATATATGTCAAACTCCAATGATGTTTGTTGGCTTTCCATAACTATTTCCAACTGTTGTTTCTTTCAGGCATTGAGATCCCCAAGTTTGTGGATACGGTGACTCCTCAATATAAACCCAAATTTGACGCCTTGGTAAGTGGAAAAACAATAATCATTATCCTTACCTTTCTTTGCATGAGTNCAACTGTTGTTTCTTTCAGGCATTGAGATCCCCAAGTTTGTGGATACGGTGACTCCTCAATATAGACCCAAATTTGACGCCTTGGTAAGTGGAAAAACAATAATCATTATCCTTACCTTTCTTTgcatgagtttttttttctagCTACTTGTTATTGGTATAGTCATACCTATAATTATTAGTTGAAAATTGATATAGGGAATTCTTAATTGCTCAAATCCTGCAAGCTGTCCTTGTGTTCCAGTGTTGTTGCCACAGAGGAATTCACCTTTGGCATAAAAaagattaaacaaaaaaaatacatgaagtACATATTTCAATAGAatcattttatcaaaaattattttccttaacaGAAATAAAGTTGAGACACTCGGTGGAATTGTTAGAATACCAGTTACAATATGTACCTGCTTGAACCCGAATTGGCATGTCAATGGTGATTCGAAGATAATGCCAAATCATGTGTACCTTCTTTTCAGAAGTTTCAATTAACACAAGAATAGCATGGTTAAATTTGCATACTCTTTGGTTTATTCTTTCGAATTGTTGCAATAATCGTAGTTGGTGGAGCTGAAAGAAGCGGAGCAGAAATCTCTGAAGGAATCTGAAAGATTAGAAAAAGAAGTTGCAGACGTGCAAGAGTTGAAGGTCTTCATTTCACCTTATtcctccatatatatatatatatatatatataatatatatataatatatatataatatattcttATCAGTTATCCTTTTTATCTAACCGTGTGAGTTTGTTTGGACGAACAGAAAAAACTTAGTACGATGACAGCTGAAGAATACTTTGAGAAGCATCCTGAGCTGAAAAAGaagtttgatgatgaaattcGAAATGATTACTGGGGCTATTAGcaggttttttttttgggtgaagttgatcaaagaaaaagaagcaGTTGTGGTTTGTTTTCAAATGTTAACTTGGACATCCTAATATGACCTTGAATTTGGGGGATGTTTAATTTCACTAGGCTTTAAAGATGCAAACCCAATCTTTTTACTAGCTCATTGAAACACAATTCTACAAAAAGGAACACTTTCTTTATGAGATACATACTATCCACTTCCTTTCTAACAACCAAGTAagtgataaaataaaagattattaGTACAGCTTCAATGCGAGTAAGTAATATATCTCATAAAAGATTATGAAACTTACACTTTCAacagtttaggtatgaaactcaaaaaagagGATAATTTATGTGTGTTTTGACATTTATCTCTTAATAATATTGGAGATACATTCGAGAGAAACTGGAGATTGATTGACATTCTCGTTAGCATTCTCACCAGTTGCGAAGTTTTGACTAACAGAAGCTTGATAAGTCGCATTTCCCGCATATTACCATCATACATCTTTTAGTTTAACTACTGTTAGGCGTTGGAATTCCACATTCTGAAAAGATTCCACTTCATCTTTTAGCTTAACTACTGTTTGGTGTTAGAATTTCACATTCTGAAAAGCTTCCACTTCAAGACAATCTAGCATTAAGCTTCATCATTTAAAAGCTTCCACTTCAAGAAAATCTAGAACTCAGCTTCATCTTTTAGTTTAACTACTGTTAATTTAGAATCCAACTTCATCTTTTAGCTTAACTACTGTTAGGCGTTGGAATTCCACTCTTCCACTTCAAGACAATATAGAACTCAGCTTTGGAGACTTGGCTAACAAAAGCTTGATAAGTTGCATCTCTCACATACTGCCATAAGTATCTGTTAGCTTAAATATTGTGAAGTGTTGGAATTCCACATTCTGAAAAGCTTCCACTTCAAAACAATCTAGAAATGATGTAGTAAGATCAACATTGAACTTCATCTAatctaacttaattagtaaaaacctccctactttataaatattactccctccgtccggaattgtttgtcatgttgcgcttatcgaaagtcaatttgactaattttcaaaggtaaattagatcatattaattcgatattcaaaaaaaaaattagatatcctaatactatatgaaaagtacaataaattataattttttgacatattaatatgatgaaaaaatacatcttaaaattttagtcaaaatttctatagtttgacttttaaaatagaaaccatgataaacaataccggacggagggattagtaaaaatgtcaaaatgtcattattttaggaAAGATTGTGTATTCTAATTTACTTTCAATTTTATCTCACTTTAATTACAAATTTTCCAATTAATCTTCtctcatatgtttttttaaaaaaaatgaaatattttttctctctcatattttcatcttctaattcttctccatttcaaaatccacctctcttttttctttttcttttttcagaaattgaaaaatatatttataaagatattCAAACAATcccttttattaaaatatgagtctttatccgttttttaatatttcttttatgattttatttttgtttaaatcgtTTAAAATTGTTGTTGTAGGTGAAATCACGTTTTGGGTTTGATAAACTCTAAATTACTCTCCAATGGTAGAATCTAAGAGAATTACTAGAGGTATTCAACTTAATCAACAATGTTCTAATTTACATATATTACAATTTTCTACTTAAAACATAAATGAcaataattttgtgttttaatttgtttattttgaatttcaatatcACTTTGTATACAAAtaagttctatatttttttattgtcatTCATCACAATGGTATATCAACAAAGTCACATTTGTATTTCAATTGAAGTGAGTATTTATTGTgcttattttgtatttcaatcttAATTTCCAATAACAACAAGtctgtatttcttttttattatgttttcatcataattgtataccaacaacttttatattttatgtgttcaatttatcattcaaattaaattgaatatcATATTGTGGTGAGTATTTTACAGTGACAATTTTGTATTTAACTCTCACACtgtattttaaaaagtatgtattttttttgttcatcaTAATGATATACcaacaaaatcaattttgtaTTCCAACTGATGTGAGTAATTATATTgctcattttgtatttttgtatcaattttAATGACAACAAGTCTGTATTTCTTGTTATTATGTTTTCACCATAATTGTATATCAAcgaattttgtattttatgtgttcaCTTTaccatttaaatttaaattaatattttactttcatAGTGAAACTAAAATTGTATCCTAGTGATCAAAATTAGATTAAATAActgccaaatatttttttcttttattcgtATTACAAAAATTTTACGGATTGTATTCCAATATAATCTAATCATTACATATAAATACGATTAAAGAAAGATATAAGATTCTAGAAAAAGAATAGcatacataatgaaaatattacAATTTGTTGAGATtgatacaatattctaaaaaatacaaatttaaaagatatgaTTTAATCGAATTCATTTCAACAGATTTGAGTATTatcaatgaaaatttaaaaatcgatACTAGAAATTTGATGAACAAGTGAGATGAGTTCtctgtgtttatttttttgaatttgtatttacttttgaaatttttagaaCTGATGAGGCTTTTAAGCAATTGTtccttctttaaaaaattattttccctAAGTTTCTCATTTTTGTTAGTtaacaattatattatttaaattaaaacaaataataaaaacttaaataaaatacataataaattaaaatttgaatatttttacttaatattAAAAGTGTTGACAAGATTCCTATTATATTAGTTTGACATATAATCCAAGATTTTCATGATTTAATCACAACACCCAAAATTGGCTAACAACTAATTTCaacaccaaaataaaattagtgAATAAAAAAGGGAATACGATCGATAAACTTACATTTTCAGAGGAAattagtttcttcttctttgtttcttGATAGTAAAGTCTTCAGCCAACAAGAATTACTCTTCTGTTTTTGAGTTgtgcaagaagaagaagaaatactTCTCTAGTCTTCTCTTAAGTTGGTTTtaatttatactaatttttGTTCTAAAACTAAATGGATGTCATGTGGGTCAGCTT
Proteins encoded in this window:
- the LOC107021552 gene encoding probable E3 ubiquitin-protein ligase ARI9, translating into MEVDDDLHALVDEQRREIAAAGDGAVDVDLLFAFQLQMQEAMNASTSKPAINANVIVGNNNVSNIFPDELSYYEQQLIDQQTAQVEMRKIEDDLNRRIHDQAFAREILNVPDGEWKLNGDQLHRPYGEGSSSNGVDTQNGECFRVYVKGLMGEDADEDIVGVNVGRDIAGIGVAVCDPSEILVFEVSKGLVKGTEVLTDEIAELKALIEGLDVALMLGLKRVNLLLDSQTILQYVSGTLHPRKGNIVGLVEQATSCLKKFTDCIPSLVTQNTINLAIKLASDAIVSQVRGPAENSLRKSITETCTICLQDTDIDHMFLINGCLHYYCYSCMNKHVEAKLLQGMLPKCPHDTCKSELKLDNCKKFLIPKLYDLMSERVKETTIPITEKIYCPNPKCSTLMSKAEVSAGEQQAGVTMCTKCHLNFCINCRVPWHKNMTCFDYRRLNPYLCVEDANLKSLAAQSRWRQCVKCNHMVSLGEGCYHIYCRCGHEFCYTCGAEWKNKKATCSCPVWDERNIIYDNRLQPRRG